In Hydractinia symbiolongicarpus strain clone_291-10 chromosome 4, HSymV2.1, whole genome shotgun sequence, the following proteins share a genomic window:
- the LOC130641256 gene encoding uncharacterized protein LOC130641256 codes for MSKRKLQKKKARTGKSWNEADMEDALAEISAGSQIRPTSNKYGMSEAVLRQRIKKKAEGKVLVGSGRKNTLSPTEESDLAKCIASLCNLGFSPSSSQIKDFVKDYVKLHNMTTPFKNDRPGKNWLSQFMKRNNLSKKKANMICAARKSVTSNPFIIYDFYDTIEKLFNEKQYTPAQVWNCDESGFPTDPSRAKVIGPKGKVANKLTWGAGRENISTLAACSADGRVLDPLIIFSGVNFQSTWRGKEPLPNTIYGVSKNGWMTTDIFFQWFQKFIEQVEERPLLLIYDGHLSHVSVELIELAQAEDITLVKLPPHATDRLQPLDVCGFGPLKRLWIEELNNRVNTLGPKETISKATFVDLLSKVWHNGLLKKNMISGFRATGIVPLDRSKYPETAFDTRLLKRYNAWVELGKPEDLFDSLRTSTTTPTKMKERIAETSEPEAPSTSEPEAPSISEPTAPSTSEPETSTPTQSMVDDFDPATPVSGPTVCYECIKMGPMPPPVAGKIWVRGWSLIDASQCLPPASTTPTSEKSFEDVVLNKMKGSQEKQVKPRKKIDHKTKVITEMEYLAKLKKIDEEAKQKEEKRLNRKRTQPSVAGKRPTIKKKIKFGKGNGNDSSIEESTDEEEEELTDSDDENSSNESDNSDDSSENDDESQKEMTAEESLLDLWKSLSPPAEESDVIQKWYGCIYETKGKSRLYVGKAIRRFLIECNGPISAMEIECLKPHVGLDSILESVPEHLGRDIEVFPVHNIIGGPIEMLPLKNNRWNVPSYPQLKKKFEEYLKVDRKALFTKFQIVANQQ; via the coding sequence ATGTCTAAACGCAAATTGCAGAAGAAAAAAGCTAGGACAGGAAAATCGTGGAATGAGGCTGACATGGAAGATGCATTAGCGGAAATATCCGCAGGAAGCCAAATACGACCAACTTCCAACAAATATGGTATGTCAGAGGCGGTTTTACGGCAAAGAATAAAGAAGAAAGCTGAGGGGAAAGTACTTGTGGGATCAGGACGAAAGAATACACTGAGCCCAACAGAGGAAAGCGATTTAGCAAAATGTATTGCATCGCTATGCAATCTTGGTTTTAGCCCTTCCAGTAGccaaataaaagattttgtaaaGGACTATGTAAAGCTACATAACATGACAACTCCCTTCAAAAACGATCGCCCTGGAAAGAATTGGCTAAGTCAATTCATGAAAAGGAACAATCTCAGCAAAAAAAAAGCCAACATGATTTGTGCTGCACGTAAATCTGTGACCAGCAACCCTTTCATTATTTATGATTTTTATGATACAATAGAAAAATTGTTCAATGAAAAGCAATACACCCCGGCACAGGTATGGAATTGTGATGAGTCGGGATTCCCAACAGATCCCTCAAGAGCGAAGGTCATTGGACCTAAAGGAAAGGTTGCCAACAAGCTGACATGGGGTGCAGGCCGTGAAAACATATCAACATTAGCTGCCTGTAGTGCAGATGGTCGAGTTCTGGACCCACTCATCATATTCTCTGGGGTGAACTTTCAATCAACATGGAGAGGGAAAGAACCACTCCCAAATACGATCTATGGAGTGTCGAAAAATGGCTGGATGACAACTGACATTTTTTTTCAGtggtttcaaaaatttattgagCAGGTTGAAGAGCGTCCTCTTCTCCTAATCTATGATGGCCATCTCTCCCATGTGTCTGTAGAACTGATCGAACTAGCACAGGCAGAGGACATTACCTTAGTGAAGTTACCGCCACATGCTACCGATCGCCTTCAACCTTTAGATGTGTGTGGATTTGGACCTCTTAAAAGACTTTGgattgaagaattaaacaaccGCGTTAACACCTTAGGACCAAAGGAAACGATCTCCAAAGCAACATTTGTTGATCTACTGTCAAAGGTTTGGCACAATGGcttattaaaaaagaacatGATTTCAGGTTTTCGTGCAACTGGAATTGTACCATTGGATCGCTCAAAGTATCCTGAAACAGCTTTTGATACGAGGCTGTTGAAACGATATAACGCATGGGTGGAACTTGGTAAACCGGAAGATCTCTTTGACTCGCTGAGAACCAGCACAACAACACCAACAAAGATGAAGGAGAGAATTGCTGAAACATCAGAGCCTGAAGCACCATCCACATCAGAGCCTGAAGCACCATCTATATCAGAGCCTACAGCACCATCTACATCAGAGCCTGAAACGTCGACTCCTACGCAAAGTATGGTGGACGATTTCGACCCTGCTACTCCAGTTTCTGGTCCAACTGTGTGTTACGAGTGTATAAAGATGGGACCCATGCCACCTCCTGTTGCTGGTAAAATATGGGTGCGTGGGTGGTCATTGATTGATGCTTCACAGTGTTTGCCACccgcatcaaccacaccaacctCAGAAAAAAGTTTTGAAGATGTAGTTCTTAATAAAATGAAAGGTTCTCAAGAAAAGCAAGTAAAACCAAGAAAGAAAATAGATCATAAAACGAAAGTTATTACTGAAATGGAGTACCTCGCCAAGTTAAAGAAAATAGACgaagaagcaaaacaaaaagagGAGAAACGTCTCAACAGAAAAAGAACTCAGCCATCTGTAGCAGGAAAAAGACctacaataaagaagaaaatcaaATTTGGTAAAGGTAATGGAAATGACAGCAGTATCGAAGAAAGCacagatgaagaagaagaagaattgaCAGATTCTGATGATGAAAACAGTAGCAATGAGAGCGATAATAGTGATGACAGCAGTGAGAACGACGATGAGAGTCAAAAGGAAATGACAGCGGAAGAATCTTTGTTGGACTTATGGAAAAGCTTAAGTCCCCCTGCTGAGGAGAGTGATGTAATACAAAAGTGGTATGGATGCATTTACGAGACCAAAGGAAAATCCCGCCTTTATGTTGGTAAAGCCATTCGACGATTTTTGATTGAATGCAATGGCCCCATATCTGCAATGGAAATAGAATGTTTAAAGCCACATGTTGGTCTGGATTCCATTCTCGAGTCTGTTCCTGAGCACCTTGGAAGAGATATAGAAGTGTTTCCTGTACACAATATTATTGGGGGGCCGATTGAAATGTTGCCGTTGAAGAATAATCGCTGGAACGTACCATCGTATCCAcaactaaaaaagaaatttgaagaATACTTGAAAGTTGACAGAAAAGCtctttttacgaaatttcaaatTGTAGCCAACCAACAATAA